Proteins encoded in a region of the Streptomyces sp. NBC_00513 genome:
- a CDS encoding AI-2E family transporter — translation MPGIHRWLDRVKEGATAFGERRAQAQARRDAEYGESAEEERAAEARRARPRTPDPAAAVPWSVRVAAEAGWRFLVLAATLWVLMRVIGSVRLVVLAFVVALLVTALLQPTVARLHRSGLSQGLATAVTAICGFLVLGLVGWFVVWQVLDNLDTLSGRLQEGIEELKQWLLDSPFHVTEQQINDVANNLSDAIGTSTSEITSKGLQGVTVLVEILTGMLLAMFSTLFLLYDGKRIWQWTLKLVPAVARPGVAGAGPRAWRTLTAYVRGTMIVALIDALFIGIGIYLLGVPLAVPIGVVIFLASFVPLVGAVVSGALAVVVALVTQGVFTALMALLVVLAVQQIEGHILQPFILGRAVRVHPLAVVLAVATGGLVAGIGGAVVAVPLVAVANTVIGHLRAYAGDEGDEPPAEDGTRTGAQPGPEAGPQSAADPGPTAAADGPA, via the coding sequence ATGCCCGGAATCCACAGATGGCTCGACCGCGTGAAAGAAGGCGCGACCGCGTTCGGCGAGCGCCGCGCGCAGGCCCAGGCGCGCCGCGACGCGGAGTACGGGGAGAGCGCGGAGGAGGAGCGGGCGGCAGAGGCCCGACGGGCCCGCCCCCGTACGCCCGACCCGGCCGCGGCGGTGCCCTGGAGCGTTCGGGTGGCGGCCGAGGCGGGCTGGCGGTTCCTGGTGCTCGCGGCCACGCTGTGGGTGCTGATGCGGGTCATCGGCTCCGTCCGACTCGTCGTCCTCGCCTTCGTCGTGGCCCTCCTCGTCACCGCGCTGCTCCAGCCGACGGTCGCCCGCCTGCACCGCAGCGGTCTGTCCCAGGGGCTGGCCACCGCCGTGACCGCGATCTGCGGGTTCCTCGTGCTGGGCCTGGTCGGCTGGTTCGTGGTCTGGCAGGTGCTCGACAATCTCGACACCCTGTCGGGGCGCCTCCAGGAGGGCATCGAGGAACTGAAACAGTGGCTCCTCGACAGCCCGTTCCATGTGACCGAGCAGCAGATCAACGACGTCGCGAACAACCTGAGCGACGCGATCGGCACCAGCACCAGCGAGATCACCTCCAAGGGCCTCCAGGGCGTGACCGTGCTCGTGGAGATCCTCACCGGCATGCTGCTGGCGATGTTCTCCACGCTCTTCCTGCTGTACGACGGCAAGCGCATCTGGCAGTGGACGCTCAAGCTGGTCCCGGCCGTGGCCCGGCCGGGCGTGGCCGGCGCCGGACCGCGGGCCTGGCGCACGCTCACCGCGTACGTGCGCGGGACGATGATCGTCGCCCTGATCGACGCGCTCTTCATCGGCATCGGCATCTACCTCCTGGGCGTCCCGCTCGCCGTGCCCATCGGAGTGGTGATCTTCCTGGCGTCGTTCGTGCCACTGGTCGGCGCGGTGGTGTCCGGGGCCCTCGCGGTGGTCGTCGCACTCGTCACCCAGGGCGTGTTCACCGCGCTCATGGCCCTGCTGGTGGTGCTCGCGGTCCAGCAGATCGAAGGGCACATCCTCCAGCCCTTCATCCTGGGACGGGCCGTTCGGGTCCATCCCCTGGCCGTGGTCCTGGCCGTCGCGACCGGCGGACTGGTCGCGGGGATCGGCGGCGCCGTCGTCGCCGTACCGCTGGTCGCCGTCGCCAACACGGTGATCGGTCACCTGCGCGCCTACGCGGGGGACGAGGGCGACGAGCCCCCGGCCGAGGACGGTACGCGGACCGGGGCGCAGCCGGGGCCGGAGGCCGGCCCGCAGTCCGCGGCCGACCCGGGGCCGACCGCCGCCGCCGACGGCCCCGCCTGA
- a CDS encoding NAD-binding lipoprotein, whose amino-acid sequence MTGRRTTEQRADPTWPRTRYWFDTIVARGTALLIGWLTLLCLVIVIPASVALVWADQDAPTTWSGQLAAVWVSVGQTLKIGGAVGSPLYVVISVLLALVALLFVSTLVSLITTGLNDKVLALRRGRSTVLESGHTVLLGWSDQVFPIVSELTVANSNQRRAVIAVLGPKDKAEMEDEIDTALGRLGHTRLICRNGVTTDPAVVSLVSPETARAVLVLTHEGEDGDAHVVKTLLALEAAVRGRGRPSVVAAVRDGRHQRAADLAAGAHGRVLNIEDITARLIAQTSCRPGLSLVYQELLDFGGDEIYMIEEPALVGRTFGDLLLAYDTSSVIGVLRGAGGVELNPASDRVLGADDRIVLITEDDDTAARADRPPTVDEEAIVVPRAPMPPPERFLLLGWNHRAPLVVEQLDRCVPDGSVLVVVAEGEGPLEDAGRCARSPGRRMRVTVHSGDVTDPRILDESDVLSFDRVIVLGYDDVSAAPGTLGGDDRTLVTLLHLRALEEASGRELAVVTEMTDDRNRLLAPAREGADFIVGGRLISLLMTQIAENPALADVFDDLFTVGGDTLHLRPATGYVLPDRSVTFATVVESGLRQGHCVIGFRLHEGGARGPSYGVRINPDKRERVRLGTEDSVIVLAPKPVAPNTDALSGNPLPESRSRAPSEVEGVA is encoded by the coding sequence TTGACAGGTCGCAGGACGACGGAACAACGCGCCGACCCCACCTGGCCGCGTACCCGCTATTGGTTCGACACCATCGTGGCGCGCGGGACCGCGCTGCTCATCGGCTGGCTCACCCTGCTGTGTCTGGTCATCGTGATCCCGGCCAGCGTCGCGCTGGTCTGGGCCGACCAGGACGCGCCGACGACGTGGTCCGGGCAGCTCGCCGCGGTCTGGGTGAGCGTCGGTCAGACCCTGAAGATCGGGGGCGCCGTCGGCAGCCCCCTGTACGTCGTCATCTCGGTCCTGCTGGCCCTGGTGGCGTTGTTGTTCGTCTCCACCCTCGTCAGCCTCATCACCACCGGCCTCAACGACAAGGTGCTGGCCCTGCGGCGCGGCCGGTCCACCGTCCTGGAGTCGGGGCACACCGTGCTGCTCGGTTGGTCGGACCAGGTCTTCCCGATCGTCTCCGAACTGACCGTCGCCAACTCCAATCAGCGCCGGGCCGTCATCGCCGTCCTGGGGCCGAAGGACAAGGCGGAGATGGAGGACGAGATCGACACCGCTCTCGGCCGCCTCGGTCACACCCGGCTGATCTGTCGCAACGGCGTGACCACCGATCCCGCGGTCGTCTCCCTGGTCAGCCCCGAGACGGCACGCGCCGTCCTCGTCCTGACCCACGAGGGCGAGGACGGAGACGCCCACGTGGTGAAGACGCTGCTGGCGCTGGAGGCGGCGGTTCGCGGGCGGGGCCGACCCTCCGTCGTCGCGGCGGTGCGCGACGGGCGCCACCAACGGGCGGCGGACCTGGCCGCGGGGGCCCACGGCCGGGTGCTGAACATCGAGGACATCACCGCCCGCCTCATCGCCCAGACCTCGTGCCGGCCCGGTCTCTCCCTCGTCTACCAGGAGCTGCTGGACTTCGGCGGCGACGAGATCTACATGATCGAGGAACCCGCCCTGGTCGGGCGCACCTTCGGTGACCTGCTGCTCGCCTACGACACCTCCAGCGTCATCGGCGTTCTGCGCGGAGCGGGCGGCGTCGAACTCAATCCGGCCTCCGACAGGGTGCTCGGGGCGGACGACCGGATCGTGTTGATCACCGAGGACGACGACACCGCGGCCAGGGCGGACCGGCCGCCCACCGTGGACGAGGAGGCGATCGTGGTGCCGCGCGCGCCGATGCCGCCCCCGGAGCGGTTCCTGCTGCTCGGGTGGAACCACCGTGCTCCGCTCGTCGTCGAGCAACTCGACCGGTGTGTCCCCGACGGTTCGGTCCTCGTGGTCGTGGCGGAGGGCGAGGGGCCGCTGGAGGACGCCGGTCGTTGCGCGCGGTCCCCGGGACGCCGCATGCGGGTGACCGTGCACAGCGGCGATGTCACGGACCCGCGGATCCTCGACGAGTCGGACGTGCTCTCGTTCGACAGGGTCATCGTCCTCGGGTACGACGACGTGTCCGCGGCGCCCGGGACCCTGGGCGGTGACGACAGGACCTTGGTGACCCTGCTCCACCTGCGCGCGCTGGAAGAGGCCTCCGGGCGTGAACTGGCCGTCGTGACCGAGATGACCGACGACCGCAACCGGTTGCTCGCTCCCGCCCGGGAGGGAGCCGACTTCATCGTCGGCGGCCGGCTCATCAGCCTGTTGATGACGCAGATCGCGGAGAACCCGGCCCTGGCCGACGTCTTCGACGACCTGTTCACGGTCGGCGGTGACACCCTCCACCTGAGGCCCGCGACGGGCTACGTGCTGCCCGACCGTTCGGTCACCTTCGCGACGGTGGTGGAGTCCGGCCTCAGGCAGGGGCACTGTGTCATCGGGTTCCGGCTCCACGAGGGCGGCGCGCGGGGCCCCTCGTACGGCGTCCGGATCAACCCGGACAAGCGGGAGCGGGTGCGGTTGGGTACGGAGGACTCGGTGATCGTGTTGGCACCGAAGCCGGTGGCCCCGAACACGGACGCCCTGTCGGGGAATCCGTTGCCCGAGAGTCGAAGCCGCGCCCCGTCCGAGGTGGAGGGTGTGGCGTGA
- a CDS encoding aldehyde dehydrogenase family protein, with translation MSNHLPEQPADTVERLRAGFASGRTKSLSWRTTQLRAVRALLKERGDELAGALHADLGKGREEAYRTEIDFVVREIDHTLDHLAQWLRPQPVAVPERLNPATAHTVLDPLGMVLVIAPWNYPLQLLLAPVIGALAAGNCVVAKPSELAPATSRAVAELLPLYVDTGAVAVVEGGVPETTELLAQRFDHIFYTGNGTVGRIVMRAAAEHLTPVTLELGGKSPAFVDRGTDLAVVAARLASTKFMNAGQTCVAPDYVLTDPETARELEKALADAVHSLYGDDPAASPAYGRIVNDRHFDRLTGLLASGRTVVGGDHDRAARYIAPTVLADVSPDSPVMGEEIFGPILPVVEVAGLDEAIAFIGGRDKPLALYAFTESETTRERLTHETSSGGLAFGLPVAHLTVSDLPFGGVGESGMGNYHGHWSLATFSHLKAVLDKPLS, from the coding sequence ATGTCGAACCACCTCCCGGAGCAGCCCGCAGACACCGTCGAGCGCCTCCGCGCCGGCTTCGCCTCCGGTCGCACGAAGTCGCTCTCCTGGCGTACGACGCAGCTCCGGGCGGTACGCGCCCTGCTGAAGGAACGCGGGGACGAGCTGGCCGGCGCGCTCCACGCGGACCTCGGGAAGGGGCGCGAGGAGGCCTACCGCACCGAGATCGATTTCGTCGTGCGGGAGATCGACCACACGCTGGACCATCTCGCGCAGTGGCTCCGCCCCCAGCCGGTGGCGGTGCCCGAGCGGCTGAACCCGGCCACCGCCCACACCGTGCTGGACCCGCTGGGCATGGTCCTGGTCATCGCCCCGTGGAACTACCCGTTGCAACTGCTGCTGGCCCCGGTCATCGGCGCGCTCGCGGCGGGCAACTGCGTCGTCGCCAAGCCCAGCGAGCTGGCCCCGGCCACGTCGAGGGCCGTGGCCGAGCTGCTGCCGCTGTACGTGGACACCGGCGCGGTCGCCGTGGTGGAAGGCGGCGTCCCCGAGACGACGGAGCTGTTGGCCCAGCGCTTCGACCACATCTTCTACACCGGCAACGGGACGGTCGGCCGGATCGTGATGCGTGCCGCGGCCGAGCACCTCACACCGGTGACACTCGAACTCGGTGGCAAGTCACCCGCGTTCGTCGATCGTGGCACGGACCTGGCCGTCGTGGCCGCCCGGCTGGCGTCGACCAAGTTCATGAACGCGGGGCAGACGTGCGTCGCCCCCGACTACGTGCTCACCGACCCCGAGACGGCCCGGGAGTTGGAGAAGGCCCTCGCCGACGCCGTGCACTCGCTGTACGGGGACGACCCGGCCGCCTCCCCCGCGTACGGCCGGATCGTCAACGACCGTCACTTCGACCGCCTCACGGGCCTGCTGGCCTCGGGCCGTACGGTGGTCGGCGGTGACCACGACCGGGCGGCCCGCTACATCGCCCCCACGGTCCTGGCAGACGTGTCCCCGGACTCCCCCGTGATGGGCGAGGAGATCTTCGGTCCGATCCTGCCGGTGGTCGAGGTGGCCGGGCTGGACGAGGCCATCGCGTTCATCGGTGGCAGGGACAAGCCGTTGGCCCTGTACGCCTTCACCGAGTCGGAGACCACGCGGGAACGCCTCACCCACGAGACCTCCTCGGGTGGTCTCGCCTTCGGCCTCCCCGTGGCCCATCTGACCGTCTCCGACCTCCCGTTCGGCGGGGTCGGCGAGAGCGGCATGGGCAACTACCACGGTCACTGGTCGCTGGCCACGTTCAGCCACCTCAAGGCGGTCCTGGACAAGCCGCTGAGCTGA
- a CDS encoding SsgA family sporulation/cell division regulator — MSDTISMRLEEEAGLPLVVEARMTYEGSDPHAVRARFVYGETFLAQWYLDRQMLADGLRRPVGEGDVTLRPQRDGADAAVRFELRGDPSSGQGRAVLLADAGAVSRFLEQTYAMVAAGEENQDVDGFLAEVFAVE; from the coding sequence GTGTCGGACACGATTTCGATGCGTCTGGAAGAGGAAGCGGGACTCCCGCTCGTCGTCGAGGCCCGGATGACTTACGAAGGCAGCGACCCGCACGCGGTCCGGGCACGGTTCGTGTACGGCGAGACCTTCCTGGCTCAGTGGTACCTGGACCGCCAGATGCTGGCCGACGGGCTGCGCCGGCCCGTGGGGGAGGGAGACGTCACCCTGCGACCGCAGCGCGACGGCGCGGATGCCGCCGTCCGCTTCGAGCTGCGGGGCGACCCCTCGTCGGGTCAGGGGCGAGCGGTGCTGCTCGCGGACGCCGGCGCGGTGTCGCGGTTCCTGGAACAGACCTACGCCATGGTGGCCGCGGGTGAGGAGAACCAGGACGTGGACGGCTTCCTCGCCGAGGTGTTCGCCGTCGAATGA
- a CDS encoding DUF6328 family protein — MADHAQAASDDGGKTPVAGQGHAHDGRGESPEERADRQWQELVQEIRVAQTGVQILFGFLLTVVFTPLFHGLPSTDKTIYIITVVLGSLATGALIAPVAFHRIVSGRRIKPQAVAWASRLTFVGLVLLLATLVTALLLVLRVATHNMLAPWIVAGVFLWFLVCWFLLPLWARFRYTSED, encoded by the coding sequence ATGGCGGACCACGCACAGGCCGCGTCCGACGACGGGGGCAAGACCCCCGTGGCCGGCCAGGGACATGCGCACGACGGCAGGGGCGAGAGCCCGGAGGAACGCGCCGACCGCCAATGGCAGGAGCTCGTACAAGAGATACGCGTGGCTCAGACCGGAGTGCAGATCCTCTTCGGCTTCCTCCTGACCGTGGTCTTCACCCCGCTCTTCCACGGGCTCCCCTCGACCGACAAGACGATCTACATCATCACCGTCGTCCTGGGATCGCTCGCCACCGGTGCCCTGATCGCCCCGGTCGCCTTCCACCGCATCGTCTCGGGCCGCCGCATCAAGCCACAGGCCGTGGCCTGGGCCTCCCGGCTCACCTTCGTGGGACTCGTCCTGTTGCTGGCCACCCTCGTGACCGCCCTGCTGCTCGTCCTGCGGGTCGCCACCCACAACATGCTCGCGCCCTGGATCGTGGCCGGCGTGTTCCTCTGGTTCCTCGTCTGCTGGTTCCTCCTGCCCCTGTGGGCCCGCTTCCGCTACACCTCCGAGGACTGA
- a CDS encoding polysaccharide deacetylase family protein, with product MRISSLSATRRTAGFALTATALTLASLCCPAVASATTRPSTPEARTAPAAATVPLSIARAADGGARDVAITIDDGPDPVWTPKVLDVLKGYGVKATFCMIGTNAGKYPDLVRRVVADGHRLCDHSVSHDMTMDKKPVAYQERQILDAKNTIEKAAPGATVDYYRAPGGAFTPDSRRIAARHGMRPLGWSVDPEDWSRPGTSAIVAAVESGLPADPTVLFHDGGGDRGETVEALRTLLPWFVEHGYAFTFPVRTAG from the coding sequence ATGAGAATCAGCAGTTTGTCGGCCACCCGCCGCACGGCCGGGTTCGCCCTCACGGCGACGGCGCTCACCCTCGCCTCGCTGTGCTGTCCCGCGGTGGCCTCCGCGACCACACGGCCCTCGACACCCGAGGCCCGGACGGCGCCCGCCGCGGCGACGGTGCCGCTCTCCATCGCCCGTGCGGCGGACGGCGGCGCACGGGACGTCGCGATCACGATCGACGACGGACCCGACCCCGTCTGGACGCCGAAGGTCCTGGACGTGCTGAAGGGGTACGGGGTCAAGGCCACGTTCTGCATGATCGGAACGAACGCCGGGAAGTACCCCGATCTCGTCAGGCGGGTGGTGGCGGACGGACACCGGTTGTGCGACCACTCCGTCAGCCATGACATGACGATGGACAAGAAGCCCGTCGCCTACCAGGAGCGGCAGATCCTCGACGCCAAGAACACGATCGAGAAGGCGGCCCCGGGAGCGACCGTCGACTACTACCGCGCACCGGGCGGCGCCTTCACCCCGGACAGCCGGCGGATCGCGGCGCGGCACGGGATGCGGCCCCTGGGGTGGAGCGTGGACCCCGAGGACTGGAGCCGCCCCGGCACATCCGCGATCGTGGCCGCGGTGGAGAGCGGGCTGCCCGCGGACCCGACCGTGCTGTTCCACGACGGGGGCGGCGACCGGGGAGAGACGGTGGAGGCCCTGCGCACGCTCCTGCCGTGGTTCGTGGAGCACGGGTACGCGTTCACCTTCCCGGTCCGCACCGCCGGCTGA
- a CDS encoding MFS transporter, with product MAAKISRGRGHDRRRLGYLSAAAVFAIGMAGTTLPTPLYGLYREELGFSELMVTLVFAAYAIGVIVTLLVAGNYSDEAGRRPVLLYALGLSALSAGCFLLEGGLPLLFAGRVLSGFSAGLLSGVGTVTVLELAPPERKRRAGLAATAANMGGLGCGPLLAGMLAEYAPLPLILPFLAHLVLLCFACAIVLLLPETVEHPRRLPPLKPQGLSVPPDIRGVFVPCALAAFAGFALLGLFTSIAPSFVSETLGVTNHATAGLVVFTVFLGSTIGQVLVGRMPVRRALPLGCLVLVVGLLLVGASLWTESMPLLVAGAVCGGLGQGMAFRAGLTAVSDAAPPAHRGGTISSFFVVAYTGISLPVVGVGALTLWLGLVGAGLTFTVCATVLAAATGLYLLRHPPTAPSPSAS from the coding sequence ATGGCAGCGAAGATCAGCCGGGGCCGTGGGCACGACCGGCGACGGCTCGGATACCTGAGCGCGGCGGCGGTGTTCGCGATCGGCATGGCCGGCACGACGCTTCCCACTCCCCTGTACGGGCTGTACAGGGAGGAACTCGGGTTCTCCGAGCTGATGGTGACGCTCGTCTTCGCCGCCTACGCCATCGGGGTCATCGTCACGCTGCTGGTCGCCGGCAACTATTCCGACGAGGCGGGCCGCCGGCCCGTACTGCTGTACGCGTTGGGGCTGTCGGCGCTGAGCGCGGGCTGCTTCCTGCTGGAGGGCGGTCTGCCCCTGCTGTTCGCGGGCCGCGTGCTGTCCGGGTTCTCGGCCGGGCTGCTCAGCGGCGTGGGTACGGTCACCGTCCTGGAACTGGCGCCCCCCGAGCGCAAGAGGCGCGCCGGACTGGCCGCGACCGCGGCCAACATGGGCGGCCTGGGCTGCGGTCCGCTGCTGGCCGGGATGTTGGCCGAGTACGCGCCGCTGCCGCTGATCCTGCCGTTCCTGGCCCACCTCGTCCTCCTGTGCTTCGCGTGCGCCATCGTGCTGCTGCTGCCCGAGACGGTCGAGCACCCTCGACGCCTACCCCCGCTGAAGCCGCAGGGGCTGTCCGTTCCACCGGACATCCGCGGTGTCTTCGTGCCGTGCGCGCTCGCGGCGTTCGCCGGGTTCGCGCTGCTCGGACTGTTCACCTCGATCGCGCCGAGTTTCGTGTCCGAGACCCTGGGCGTGACCAACCACGCCACGGCCGGCCTGGTGGTCTTCACCGTGTTCCTCGGCTCGACGATCGGTCAGGTCCTGGTGGGGCGCATGCCCGTACGGCGGGCGCTGCCGCTGGGCTGCCTCGTCCTGGTGGTCGGTCTCCTGCTGGTCGGTGCCTCGCTGTGGACCGAGTCGATGCCGCTGCTCGTGGCGGGAGCGGTGTGCGGGGGGCTGGGGCAGGGGATGGCCTTCCGCGCGGGGCTCACGGCCGTGAGCGACGCGGCGCCGCCCGCGCACCGGGGCGGCACGATCTCCTCGTTCTTCGTGGTGGCGTACACGGGCATCTCGCTCCCGGTGGTGGGCGTGGGCGCGTTGACGCTGTGGCTCGGACTGGTGGGTGCCGGGTTGACGTTCACCGTGTGCGCGACGGTGCTGGCCGCCGCGACGGGCCTGTACCTCCTGCGGCATCCGCCGACGGCGCCCTCCCCTTCCGCCTCCTGA
- a CDS encoding YqjF family protein: MPFSREPIRSDPPFSPPRALLTQSWLDLAFLHWPVDPADVAPLLPPGTVPDTLDGVTYVGLIAFRMDRVGWLGLPGVPYLGSFPETNVRLYSVDAQGRRGVVFRSLDASRLVSVAVARTVFRLPYQWSRMSLDRTGDVVTYTGVRRWPGPRGAHSRIAVRVGDPIDEPTELEDFLTARWCLHNDFPGGPLHLPNTHPRWPLHRAELLECREDLIAAAGLPTPTGDPVSVLYSPGVAVRFGRPSRFAAAPPPPR; encoded by the coding sequence GTGCCGTTCTCCCGTGAACCGATCCGCAGCGACCCGCCCTTCTCCCCGCCCCGTGCCCTGCTGACCCAGTCCTGGCTCGACCTCGCCTTCCTGCACTGGCCGGTCGACCCGGCGGACGTGGCTCCACTGCTGCCGCCCGGGACCGTCCCCGACACCCTCGACGGCGTCACGTACGTCGGTCTCATCGCCTTCCGGATGGATCGCGTCGGCTGGCTGGGGCTGCCGGGCGTCCCGTACCTCGGATCCTTCCCCGAGACGAACGTGCGGCTGTACTCGGTGGACGCCCAGGGCCGACGCGGGGTCGTCTTCCGCTCCCTGGACGCCTCGCGCCTGGTGTCGGTGGCGGTCGCCCGGACCGTGTTCCGGCTGCCCTACCAGTGGTCGCGGATGTCCCTCGACCGCACCGGTGACGTCGTCACGTACACGGGTGTGCGCAGATGGCCCGGCCCTCGGGGCGCACACTCGCGGATCGCCGTCCGCGTCGGGGATCCCATCGACGAGCCCACGGAGTTGGAAGACTTCCTCACGGCCCGCTGGTGTCTGCACAACGACTTCCCCGGTGGTCCGCTGCACCTGCCGAACACCCACCCCCGCTGGCCCCTGCACCGAGCGGAACTGCTCGAATGCCGGGAGGACCTGATCGCCGCGGCCGGTCTGCCCACCCCGACCGGGGACCCGGTCAGCGTCCTGTACTCGCCCGGGGTGGCGGTCCGTTTCGGGCGCCCCAGCCGCTTCGCGGCGGCCCCGCCCCCTCCCCGGTGA
- a CDS encoding YihY/virulence factor BrkB family protein, which produces MASNTSPTAPRTTPAIQGNSAVALAVRTRSALRDTAVRVWDDNVADYAAALTYYAVLALVPALLVSVSLVGLAGPGTRERLILDLTSYAPPQSAATLREVLDSLTANPSSMWLLLASGIVSALWSASSYLAVFRRALHAMYRLPDTRPPLRAAHVLVLTAALLLGLLVTGAASLVASGPFARRVAAAAGYEGVDTMAVLRWPTLLVIAVSLILILFRTGPARARGTRRGLPGGALAAILWLAASALFTLYTEFGTYSRLYGSLAGIVVFLIWLWFTNLALLTGAQFNAVLARDGQRPDPDAS; this is translated from the coding sequence GTGGCATCGAACACTTCCCCCACCGCGCCCCGCACCACCCCCGCGATCCAGGGGAACAGCGCCGTCGCGCTCGCCGTGCGCACCCGCTCCGCCCTGCGCGACACCGCGGTGCGCGTGTGGGACGACAACGTCGCCGACTACGCCGCCGCCCTCACCTACTACGCGGTACTGGCCCTCGTGCCGGCACTGCTGGTCTCGGTCTCCCTGGTGGGGCTGGCCGGCCCGGGCACCCGCGAGCGCCTGATCCTCGACCTCACCTCCTACGCCCCGCCCCAGTCAGCGGCCACGCTCCGCGAGGTCCTCGACTCCCTGACCGCGAACCCGTCCTCCATGTGGCTGCTGCTGGCCAGTGGCATCGTCAGCGCCCTGTGGTCGGCCTCCAGTTACCTCGCGGTCTTCCGCCGCGCGCTGCACGCGATGTACCGACTCCCCGACACGCGACCGCCCCTGCGCGCCGCCCACGTCCTCGTCCTCACCGCCGCGCTGCTGCTGGGCCTGCTGGTGACCGGCGCGGCCAGTCTGGTCGCCTCGGGCCCCTTCGCCCGCCGCGTCGCGGCCGCCGCCGGATACGAGGGCGTGGACACCATGGCCGTGCTGCGCTGGCCGACCCTGCTCGTCATCGCCGTCTCGCTGATCCTCATCCTCTTCCGCACCGGCCCGGCACGTGCCCGGGGAACCCGCCGCGGCCTTCCGGGCGGCGCGCTGGCGGCCATCCTCTGGCTCGCCGCCTCGGCGCTCTTCACGCTCTACACCGAGTTCGGCACCTACAGCCGGCTCTACGGTTCGCTCGCCGGGATCGTGGTCTTCCTCATCTGGCTCTGGTTCACCAACCTGGCGCTGCTCACCGGCGCCCAGTTCAACGCGGTCCTGGCCCGGGACGGGCAGCGGCCGGATCCCGACGCGTCCTGA
- a CDS encoding ATP-binding protein, whose protein sequence is MKAVGWARSFPIAQGVRAARRWTDEHLDTLPWAREAPDTVHSVLLTVSELVTNAHLHTDGAAHLVLTWDGSCLHVSVADDDPRLPEPREAGDGATSGRGLGIVATLADTWDVHACHGGKAITACFHPAGPPHPHMN, encoded by the coding sequence ATGAAAGCGGTCGGATGGGCACGCTCGTTCCCCATCGCCCAAGGAGTCCGTGCGGCACGCCGCTGGACGGACGAACACCTCGACACCCTTCCGTGGGCACGGGAAGCACCGGACACCGTGCACTCCGTCCTGCTCACCGTGTCCGAGTTGGTCACCAACGCGCACCTGCACACCGATGGCGCCGCACATCTGGTGCTGACCTGGGACGGCAGCTGCCTGCACGTCAGCGTGGCCGACGACGACCCCCGCCTGCCCGAGCCGCGCGAGGCCGGCGACGGAGCGACCTCCGGGCGCGGCCTGGGCATCGTGGCGACGCTCGCCGACACCTGGGACGTGCACGCCTGCCACGGCGGCAAGGCGATCACCGCCTGTTTCCACCCCGCCGGTCCGCCGCACCCGCACATGAACTGA
- a CDS encoding DUF6247 family protein, producing MSARPEYAPALPPAPAPAAAAELLGRIRADRNAERWEPAFERDWAQALEYARHSYSLAPLHDVVRTWQVRLTAAPAVDAFQASDRDDTDGTALEDLFGPRR from the coding sequence ATGAGCGCACGGCCCGAGTACGCGCCCGCCCTGCCGCCGGCCCCCGCCCCCGCGGCGGCGGCCGAGCTGCTCGGCCGCATCCGAGCCGACCGCAACGCGGAGCGCTGGGAGCCCGCCTTCGAACGGGACTGGGCCCAGGCCCTGGAGTACGCCCGCCACAGCTACAGCCTCGCCCCGCTGCACGACGTGGTCCGCACCTGGCAGGTCCGCCTCACCGCCGCCCCGGCCGTCGACGCCTTCCAGGCCTCGGACAGGGACGACACCGACGGCACCGCCCTCGAGGACCTCTTCGGACCCCGCCGGTGA
- a CDS encoding SRPBCC family protein: MTRLLSVSDSVIVEASPSTVYRHVCDPSLMGRWSPENLGATLTREPGPVPVGTVFDGHNKRGAFRWTTRCTVTAADQDELFRFRVHSIGLKRPRLRGPIATWEYRFEAVPEGTRVTETWTDDRRSWPDLVANTFDKIATGGHTFADFQRRNIRVTLRNLKAALESDARTP; this comes from the coding sequence ATGACCCGCCTGCTCAGCGTTTCCGACAGCGTCATCGTCGAGGCCAGCCCGTCAACGGTGTACCGGCACGTGTGCGACCCCTCGCTCATGGGCCGCTGGAGCCCCGAGAACCTGGGTGCGACCCTCACCCGCGAGCCGGGTCCCGTTCCGGTCGGGACGGTCTTCGACGGGCACAACAAGCGTGGCGCCTTCCGCTGGACCACGCGCTGCACCGTGACGGCGGCGGACCAGGACGAGCTGTTCCGCTTCCGGGTCCACTCCATCGGACTGAAGCGGCCGCGCCTGCGCGGGCCCATCGCCACCTGGGAGTACCGGTTCGAGGCGGTCCCCGAGGGGACGAGGGTGACGGAGACGTGGACCGACGACCGCCGCTCGTGGCCGGATCTCGTCGCGAACACCTTCGACAAGATCGCGACGGGCGGGCACACCTTCGCCGATTTCCAGCGTCGGAACATCCGCGTCACCCTGCGCAACCTCAAGGCCGCCCTGGAATCCGACGCCCGCACGCCGTGA